From Qingrenia yutianensis, the proteins below share one genomic window:
- a CDS encoding nucleotide sugar dehydrogenase, with amino-acid sequence MSLCSDIFDGKEKISVIGLGYIGIPLAVSFAKKAKVIGFDINKEKIALYKSGIDPTGEVGNGEIKNTSVYFTSNPEELKNAKFHIVAVPTPVNQDHTPDLSPIEYATEILGKNLRKGSVAVFESTVYPGVTNDICIPILEKASGLKCGRDFKVGYSPERINPGDKIHRFETIKKIVSATDKDALCEVQNIYNTVIKAGTFPVSSIMTAEAVKVAENSQRDINIAFMNELAMVFDKMGIDTAEVIAGMNTKWNALKFYPGLVGGHCIGVDPYYFTYQAEKLGYHSQIILSGRKVNDAMGAFVADSAVKQIILADKPPKSSRAVILGITFKENCSDIRNSKVVSIVSRLKEYGINPVIADPMADKDEVLKEYNLNLERLENIKNADCVIIAAAHDCFKKLSLSDIDRLFKNGKNSEKVIIDVKSILNKSEAEKKGYRYWRL; translated from the coding sequence ATGTCACTGTGTTCCGATATTTTTGACGGAAAAGAAAAAATTTCGGTCATCGGCTTGGGATATATCGGTATTCCGCTTGCGGTTTCGTTTGCAAAAAAGGCAAAGGTTATAGGCTTTGACATAAACAAAGAAAAAATCGCCCTTTACAAAAGCGGAATTGACCCTACGGGCGAGGTCGGAAACGGTGAGATAAAAAATACTTCCGTTTATTTTACATCAAATCCCGAAGAACTGAAAAACGCAAAATTCCATATTGTTGCTGTGCCGACGCCGGTAAATCAAGACCATACGCCTGACCTTTCGCCCATCGAATACGCGACTGAAATTCTCGGCAAAAATTTGCGGAAGGGCTCGGTTGCAGTGTTTGAGTCCACCGTTTACCCCGGTGTTACAAACGATATTTGTATTCCGATTTTGGAAAAAGCGTCGGGCTTAAAATGCGGCCGTGATTTTAAAGTGGGATATTCGCCCGAACGCATCAACCCCGGTGACAAAATCCACCGCTTTGAAACAATCAAAAAAATCGTGTCGGCAACCGATAAAGACGCGCTTTGTGAAGTTCAAAACATATACAATACGGTGATAAAGGCAGGAACTTTTCCTGTTTCGTCCATTATGACGGCGGAGGCGGTAAAGGTTGCGGAAAACTCACAGCGTGACATAAATATTGCTTTTATGAACGAGCTTGCAATGGTTTTTGACAAAATGGGAATAGACACCGCCGAGGTTATCGCAGGTATGAACACAAAATGGAACGCGTTAAAGTTTTATCCCGGGCTTGTTGGCGGTCACTGCATAGGCGTTGACCCGTACTATTTCACATATCAGGCGGAAAAACTCGGCTATCATTCGCAGATTATTCTTTCGGGCAGAAAGGTTAACGACGCTATGGGCGCTTTTGTTGCCGATTCAGCGGTGAAACAGATAATTCTTGCCGATAAACCGCCGAAATCGTCAAGAGCGGTCATTTTGGGGATAACGTTTAAGGAGAACTGTTCCGACATTCGCAACAGCAAGGTTGTAAGCATTGTGTCGCGCCTTAAAGAATACGGAATAAATCCCGTGATTGCCGATCCTATGGCGGACAAAGATGAGGTTTTGAAGGAATATAACCTAAACCTTGAACGGCTCGAAAACATAAAAAATGCCGACTGTGTTATTATCGCAGCGGCGCACGACTGTTTTAAAAAGCTTTCGCTTTCGGATATTGACAGACTTTTCAAGAACGGCAAAAATTCCGAAAAGGTTATAATCGACGTCAAAAGTATTTTAAACAAATCCGAGGCGGAGAAAAAGGGATACAGATATTGGAGATTGTAG
- a CDS encoding O-antigen ligase family protein produces MTVNAKEKISIDCFLAGIYFLCLPFTVVTTPFGSLLKLVTIPIVMMLLIRLFMGKSVLTFNYIHFFYGLYILFTAALLIVDNDEIAVTTTKDMALGALMLMLITVRIYNAREKEFLENVWLAVGVICVFVCLTSKEVMNEYESRTVIRILGFEEDQNQFCAYLVMPSLVCVKRITRKDRLFFAYIILLALSFYAILKTGSRGGLIGVFFGVAVYVLIGIKDVKVRIGVAIAAVLAVFLFYTAVMPLLPDDVRARYSVEAVKDDGGSGRFEIWSFLADYTFQRPERLIRGSGIFSTYSVMYSAGFQNGVAHNAYIQILHDQGLLGLLLFMTVIVLCITRNIKKEPAYSSAVLALLAFSMSLSFYVFKPYLNIMMMCAMSFEGTLPEQMICKGEIYDA; encoded by the coding sequence ATGACGGTAAACGCGAAAGAAAAAATCAGTATAGATTGCTTTCTTGCAGGTATATATTTTTTGTGCCTGCCTTTTACTGTTGTAACAACACCGTTCGGCTCGCTTTTAAAGCTTGTCACAATCCCGATTGTTATGATGTTGCTGATAAGGCTTTTTATGGGAAAAAGCGTCCTTACGTTTAACTATATTCATTTTTTCTACGGCTTGTATATTCTTTTCACCGCCGCGCTTTTGATTGTCGATAATGACGAAATTGCCGTTACCACGACAAAGGATATGGCGCTCGGCGCGCTGATGCTGATGCTTATAACGGTAAGAATTTACAATGCGCGCGAGAAAGAATTTTTGGAGAATGTGTGGCTTGCCGTCGGTGTAATATGCGTTTTTGTATGCCTTACGTCAAAAGAGGTTATGAACGAATACGAGAGCCGGACGGTAATAAGAATTTTGGGTTTTGAAGAGGACCAAAACCAGTTTTGCGCATATCTTGTTATGCCGTCGCTGGTGTGCGTCAAGCGCATAACGCGCAAAGACAGGCTGTTTTTCGCGTATATAATTCTTTTGGCGTTAAGTTTTTACGCGATACTAAAAACAGGCTCGCGCGGAGGACTTATCGGTGTGTTTTTCGGTGTTGCGGTGTATGTTTTGATAGGAATAAAAGATGTAAAGGTGCGTATCGGCGTTGCGATTGCGGCGGTTTTGGCGGTGTTTTTGTTTTACACCGCGGTTATGCCTCTTCTCCCTGATGACGTACGCGCAAGATATTCCGTCGAGGCGGTAAAGGACGACGGAGGCAGCGGACGGTTTGAAATATGGAGCTTTCTTGCAGACTACACGTTTCAGCGCCCCGAAAGGCTTATAAGAGGCTCGGGAATTTTCTCGACCTATTCTGTGATGTACAGTGCGGGATTTCAAAACGGTGTTGCGCACAATGCATATATACAAATTCTGCACGACCAGGGACTTTTGGGACTTTTGCTTTTTATGACGGTGATAGTGCTTTGCATTACGCGGAACATAAAAAAAGAGCCTGCCTATTCGTCGGCGGTGCTGGCACTGCTTGCGTTTTCAATGTCGCTTTCGTTTTATGTTTTCAAGCCGTATCTTAACATAATGATGATGTGCGCTATGTCGTTTGAGGGAACGCTCCCCGAACAGATGATTTGCAAAGGAGAGATTTATGATGCTTAA
- a CDS encoding glycosyltransferase family 2 protein produces MPKLSVIVAAYNAEKYLDRCIVSCLNQTEFAQNCELIVINDGSSDGTENILVKYKNNIKIINLEKNSGSVARVRNIGLDAANGEYITFLDADDWYEKNALKLIFDGLERYNPDIIRFGYTLVYPDGTRKLPNKKIERDEFAEKKDFTEKIYPKFINGIELNSVWAVFRRETVKNIRFCDKLKTAEDLAFAVEAYTNAQNVLFITEPIYCYYRAPGSLTGSGTAILKKYKYNFMISAKILRYLKKWNLSTAKWKFLTLVRPIRLTLDKLKRK; encoded by the coding sequence ATGCCGAAATTGTCGGTTATAGTTGCGGCATACAATGCCGAAAAATATCTTGACAGGTGTATAGTTTCCTGTCTTAATCAAACTGAATTTGCGCAAAACTGCGAGCTTATCGTCATAAACGACGGTTCGTCGGACGGGACGGAAAATATACTTGTAAAATACAAAAACAACATAAAAATTATAAATCTTGAAAAAAATTCGGGTTCTGTGGCAAGGGTGCGGAATATCGGTCTTGACGCCGCAAACGGCGAATATATAACATTTCTCGACGCGGACGATTGGTATGAAAAGAATGCGTTAAAACTTATTTTTGACGGGCTTGAAAGGTATAATCCCGACATAATCCGCTTTGGATATACGCTTGTTTATCCAGACGGCACGCGGAAATTGCCGAACAAAAAAATCGAGCGCGATGAATTTGCTGAGAAGAAAGATTTTACAGAAAAAATTTATCCTAAATTTATAAACGGCATTGAACTTAACAGCGTGTGGGCGGTTTTCAGGCGCGAAACGGTAAAAAATATAAGATTTTGCGATAAACTTAAAACCGCGGAGGATTTGGCATTTGCGGTTGAGGCATACACAAACGCGCAAAACGTTTTGTTTATCACCGAGCCGATTTACTGCTACTATCGCGCACCGGGGAGTCTTACCGGGAGCGGAACGGCAATTTTGAAAAAATATAAATACAATTTTATGATTTCGGCAAAAATTTTAAGGTATCTTAAAAAATGGAATTTAAGTACGGCAAAATGGAAGTTTTTGACGCTTGTGCGCCCCATAAGGCTGACGCTTGATAAGCTTAAACGAAAATAA
- a CDS encoding glycosyltransferase codes for MKKILIVNNNMNIGGIQKALLNLLCEVGKDYGVTLMLFCKTGGLLDNVPENIQVIEGNVFLKILGMSHAEAKKCGFFAFFLRSVFTVLTRIFKTKFTFNILSRMFKLNEEFDCAISYMQNSAETYFYGGCAEFVLNGAKSKNKVCFIHCDFLNYGGNTKYNREILKKFNKIAVVSNSVGKRLLTAVPSLEDKVYTVHNCVNYNEIERLKEEYEPKIKKDCISLFTASRISEEKGILRMFPIFDSIRKKGINFMWYIAGDGAQKAEAETLCEKCGLTKNVVFLGNLTNPYPYFYKTDIVLVPSYNEAAPMVFNEAEALGTYIFTTDTASAKEMVGDKNIGFVCGNTDAEIEKNLYNVIKNFENIKISPQMCGNALALKEFDEIIK; via the coding sequence ATGAAAAAAATTCTTATTGTAAACAACAATATGAATATCGGCGGTATACAAAAGGCACTTTTAAACCTTTTGTGCGAGGTTGGAAAAGATTACGGCGTCACGCTTATGCTTTTCTGCAAGACGGGCGGATTGCTGGACAATGTTCCCGAAAACATACAAGTTATCGAGGGAAACGTGTTTTTGAAAATTCTCGGAATGTCGCACGCGGAGGCGAAAAAATGCGGATTTTTTGCTTTTTTTCTCCGCTCGGTTTTTACGGTTTTGACAAGAATTTTCAAAACAAAATTCACATTTAACATTCTTTCGCGTATGTTTAAGCTCAACGAAGAATTTGACTGTGCAATTTCGTATATGCAAAACAGCGCTGAAACGTATTTTTACGGAGGTTGTGCTGAGTTTGTGTTAAACGGCGCAAAAAGCAAAAACAAGGTTTGTTTTATCCACTGCGACTTTTTAAATTATGGCGGAAATACAAAATACAATCGTGAAATTTTAAAAAAATTCAATAAAATTGCGGTTGTGTCGAACTCGGTCGGAAAGCGTCTTTTAACTGCCGTGCCGAGCCTTGAAGATAAAGTTTATACTGTGCATAACTGCGTAAATTACAACGAAATCGAGCGTCTTAAAGAGGAATACGAACCGAAAATAAAAAAAGATTGCATATCTCTTTTCACCGCGTCGAGGATAAGCGAGGAAAAAGGAATTTTGCGAATGTTTCCGATTTTTGATAGCATACGCAAAAAGGGCATAAACTTTATGTGGTATATTGCGGGCGACGGCGCGCAGAAAGCGGAGGCAGAAACGCTTTGCGAGAAATGCGGACTTACAAAAAATGTTGTGTTTTTGGGTAATTTAACAAATCCGTATCCGTATTTTTATAAAACGGATATTGTGCTTGTGCCGTCGTACAACGAAGCCGCGCCGATGGTTTTTAACGAGGCTGAAGCTTTGGGAACATATATTTTCACCACCGACACTGCGTCCGCGAAAGAAATGGTGGGGGATAAAAATATTGGTTTTGTGTGCGGAAATACCGATGCGGAAATTGAAAAAAATCTTTATAATGTGATTAAAAATTTTGAAAATATAAAAATAAGTCCGCAAATGTGCGGTAATGCGCTTGCACTCAAAGAATTTGATGAAATTATAAAATAA
- a CDS encoding glycosyltransferase family protein: MVGIILYGSFELAPYAKKYMNILENAKIPYDLIGWRREEKARYSGENVYIYEGKAAKRYSSPFAKIMPAMGYRRYVKKLLKKKKYDSLIILTTQTALILCDVLLASYRHKYIFDYRDKSYEYIKPYGMLVNAVIKASRETVISSEWFKNNLTDKKDYILAHNFQEDLLKYRQKTCVKRKDGEKIRVGYIGALRSFDYHKHLIDCFGNDNRFEFHTCGCGDDVEKLRAYARNFDNIYVHGVYREEDKYSIIENFDIMCYNYPYSYVNDGAVANKYYDALIMKKPMFVNPKTLLGAFIERENLGAGVDEESLDISGKIYDWYKNFDACEFSKKCDFYMDRYIAEDKLFREKIKETLV; the protein is encoded by the coding sequence ATGGTAGGAATTATTCTCTACGGCTCGTTTGAGCTTGCGCCGTATGCAAAAAAATATATGAATATTTTGGAAAATGCAAAAATCCCGTATGATCTTATAGGCTGGCGCAGGGAAGAGAAGGCGCGGTATTCCGGCGAAAATGTGTATATTTACGAAGGAAAAGCCGCGAAAAGATATTCCTCGCCGTTTGCAAAAATTATGCCGGCAATGGGCTACAGAAGATACGTTAAAAAGCTTTTGAAAAAGAAAAAATATGACAGCCTGATTATTCTCACCACCCAAACCGCGCTTATTTTGTGCGATGTTTTGCTTGCCTCATACAGACATAAATACATTTTTGACTACCGCGACAAGTCATATGAATATATAAAACCGTACGGTATGCTGGTTAACGCGGTCATAAAAGCGTCGAGGGAAACAGTTATTTCGTCCGAGTGGTTTAAAAATAATTTGACCGATAAAAAAGACTACATTCTTGCGCACAATTTTCAGGAAGATTTATTAAAATACCGCCAAAAGACTTGTGTAAAGAGGAAAGACGGTGAAAAAATACGCGTCGGATACATCGGTGCGCTGCGTTCGTTTGACTATCACAAACATTTGATTGACTGTTTCGGAAACGATAACCGTTTTGAATTTCACACCTGCGGCTGCGGCGACGACGTGGAAAAACTTCGTGCATATGCAAGAAATTTTGATAATATTTATGTTCACGGCGTATACCGCGAGGAGGATAAATATTCCATTATCGAAAATTTTGACATAATGTGCTACAACTACCCTTACAGCTATGTCAACGACGGCGCGGTGGCAAACAAATACTATGACGCGCTTATTATGAAAAAGCCGATGTTTGTAAATCCGAAAACGCTTCTCGGCGCGTTTATAGAACGCGAAAACCTCGGCGCAGGCGTTGACGAAGAAAGCCTTGATATAAGCGGTAAAATATATGATTGGTACAAAAATTTCGACGCCTGCGAATTTTCAAAAAAATGTGATTTTTATATGGATAGATACATTGCGGAGGACAAGCTTTTCCGCGAAAAAATAAAGGAAACGTTAGTATGA